Genomic segment of Mercurialis annua linkage group LG6, ddMerAnnu1.2, whole genome shotgun sequence:
TTAATCAGTACTAATATTTAGTTCATTTTTCAAATCAGCTAAACAATATCGAACCCTCTACCTCACACACATAAAGCCTTAGCATCACAGCTAAGTTCCCAAGTGTtgatgattttgttttaatactACTAACAATATGATATTTGTCATAttaagaatataataaatagaaattaaagataaattGAATAAGTAACAGAAGACAAGTCAATATAAATTAGGTAATAGTAAGACATGTCGTATTTAAAAGGACTCATTGTTTGACCACTTACTCTATTTCATTCCTAAAATTCagatttgatttttcatttcctattctaatattaaaaaaacctAATTCACATTCCTATCTTAATTCAATTAACCTTAATGCAAAATCAGAAAAATTATTGTGATATGGTTAACTTAAGAATAAATACTTGTCTATATGAATCTCTTCAATAAGTCTATCAttcattttgtttattaaatgATTCAAATTATCTTATAGCATTAATCAAACTTTCTCAAGTCCTAATAATCTAATATGTTCTTTAACAAAGGTCCCTAGAAgttctattaatttatttccctaaacaattctattaaaaaatatctatCTTGATGAAGAAATATCTATAAATCAGCTATATGATGAATTTATTAACTTATTGGACGATCTACAAACAACTTGACATATTCTGAATCAAACATCTATTGCACATTTATATTATAAGTATAAAGGAGAAACAAATTCATTTTTGGAATTTGCTTCTTCAAAGAAGCATAATGGGTAGCTATAATATTAGTGTATTTTCTtaagaaaacaaatcaaaaattatcaTAACAGAAGTCAGATTTGGTTCAGACTCATATTTCAAatcagataaaaataaataaaaaaaaagggctttttacacaaacaacctacttTGCCAATTTCTTATCTTTTATACGGGTCTAAATTTGCCTTTTCTAAACTACCATGTGCGgcctattttattacttttatacggactctatatattaaaccctaacagtatacaaattataatttcatttattttctctctcctcatcattcaattctctcttcctctcagttcATCTTCCTCTTTTTTTACCGTTCGCCGTCTTTTGCTGAGCCGTCCTCTgttcctccgctcctccgtcatcgttctcatcatcgccTCCGTTATCATCTTTGTTAACGTCATCATTTCCTCTGCTCATcgtcgtcatctatttgatttcagatctataatttattcattgttcttcttcttcttcttcttttttattttcagatctataattttttactgttatttcaccattaaacatgtatagagattatattttaagaatataatgctaatttcatgttatgtaatataaatttatggttatatggaataaatttttgttatttctgtattttttgtgtttggttgtatttctgtgtttttttattctgcagttcgatttattgatgatggttgctgaaatattataatattacagtgttgttgattttatgttgattttgtgttgataatcagttggtatttccttaattttaacattgaaaaaatttattctaaaaaaaacattagcaaattagataattttgtgcgtgaaataaactaaaaaaataaaatttaaatgatattagataaggatatgttagcattatcatgttgacatgttgttgatttcttgttgatgtTTTATAgattgtcacaatttttcaaaaaattatgttttattttattccttatgttgattcgttgttgatttattgctgacattatgttgatatgtatttcaaatttttttgattttcaattttatgttgacatgttgttgatatactgttgataacatgttgatttttcaatcattgaaagaaaaataaagttagtcttaaattgatgtattaatgaactattgatatgtttttaataatatgttgattgtttttgacttaaatcaatcaatattctcattttacaaacatcttgactaaattagcattaattgttgattcgttgttgattaattgttgacattatgttgataagtatttctactttttttgattttcaattttatgttgacatgttgttgatatactgttgataacatgttgatttttcaatcattaaaagaaaagtaaagttagtgttaaattgctgtattgatgacctgttgacatgtttttgataatatgttgattgttttttgcttaaatcaataattaatgctaatttagttgtaaaatgagaacatcgaTTGATTTAAGATATTAGCatagtaagtaatcaaaacaatatgaaaaaacaataacaataattcaaatgaaaaaataaaattattcttacatataaaaataaaaatatattaaatatacaccaacacaacagttcacaaattaaagaaatttatttcaaaatattttttttcctcaattctctttgcagctgtacagtttcttcaaaatcacttgtataacTATTTTGTgttccacctctcatacctaactaaatttcgacaaatacggttatgatacagtttcatttcatctaacgaaagtttatttcatagacaatattatcttatttgtccatgttaaaataaaaagaatcagtagatatcaacataatatcaacataaagtcaacataaaatcaacaacactgtaacattacaataattcagcatcaatcatcatcaacaaatcattttgcagaataaaaaaaacacagaaatacaacaaaacacaaaaaaatgcagaaataacagaattttattatataaaatcacaaaattattctatataacatgaaataagtattagattctttaaagatactctttatacatgtttaatggtgaatcaacagtaaaagataaacaaattacagatctgaaaataaaaaaaagaacaaaaaatttcagatctaaaattaaaaagataaaagaaagatgacgcggcgagacaaaggcggaacgatggaggcagaatggcggaggcggaacggcggaggcggaacgacGAAGGCAGAACGGCGGAACGGAGGAGGCAGAACGGAGGAGGCAGAATGGCGAAAGCAGAACGGCGGAACGACGGAAGCGAAGGAGCAGAAATCGtgaaaattttctttcacagctcaaaagaaatcgtggagaagaagaatgattgagagaaataaaaaaaatcgtataaaagaaagaaatttgaagtacaagttatctaagtaagaaaatgaggtaggtaaagtaaagatttaacttgtcctgtataaaagtaaatgggctgccaaaatcagtagtttatataaaaagcccaagAAAAAAGAGGAAAGATGATTTACTTAAATAATGGAGTATATTTGTTcaagaaaaattaaactatatggTGAATTTGCTTTTCCAAATAAGTAGAATGGGTGTTTATATTATTAactattttattaagaaaagaaattctaaaataaataaatagaaaatggTCAGCACAAAAGTCAGATTTAGATCAACTCATATCTTAAGTCAGattacaagaaaaacaaaaaaaatagagaagataatttatttaaataatggtaaaaaaatgAAGATTTAATCGAGTCTGAGttagatttaattttgaaatcaaattaaaaaaaacaaaaaataaagacaaaaaaagacAGTTGTGTTAGTGTTAGgataaaataataagaataaaattcttCTACAACATTGGTTGTAGAAAACTCGTACACCTATTGACATGACACTTGTTAATTGATATCTTTCAAcacatttaataattttataaagttatAACTTTAGTTCCTATATTTTATTggaaattatattttgattatttagaatacttttttttccaaataatattcaaaaactataatttttattaacattctatcatgaataaaaaataaaattaataaaaattaactcatatattaatagcaatataattttaattttaatttactattataaCAATTATCTAAAATCATTTAAGTGTAACTtaccataattttaaaaaataaaagtggatgAAAATATGTTtatctatattattttaaaaaaaattattaataaatttttttaataactgaatttataaaaaattattattagttaactaatttaataatctttgttaattttacttttttaatttcattccaACTAGTATCATTTTATTATATGCAACAATACCGTCTAAAAAAACTAAGGCATAAATTGTGTGgacatgtttttttttgtaaaatacaAGAACTAAaaatgtaactttttaaatatattgaaataGGCCAATCAATAAGTGTCATGCTAATAGTTAtagaaattttttattcaaataataatattttaattttgaaaatagttGGAGTCATTTTAGCTCATATGCTTCTCAATACTTTCTCATCACATATATACACAGACTTCCTTTATTTGTTGATTAATTTTCACTGTTTGATACATCCCATCTACTCTAAGAAAATTCAACAAATCATCGGTATAAGAAATTGATCTGTAAATAAAACCCAGCATATACTAGAATCACTATTTCAGACTTCAGTGACATTCTACTTCTAGTCAGTTACTATTCACTTATGCTATTGTTATTTTCTACTTATAGTTTTTCAGAATATTATctaatttagttttttccatttttagacACTACAAGTACCAATTCAGTGGTTACATCTTCGTAAACCTTCTAAAATTGTTCTTCATTTTGTTCTGCCCATTTTTTCCCAAccatttatatatttcttttcatttttcgaCTGAACATACCTAAATCGAACTTTTTTCCAAccatttatatatttcttttcattttcagaCTGAATATACCTGTATCAAAATTACAGTCAAAGttagttatatttttaaagCCACACTTTTTTAGAGCTATAAAGATTCAGCTGTTGGTAAAATAGAAGGCGAAACAGTCAGTTTCCGTTTGGCAGATGATGATTATAAAGATTTTTTATAGTGCCATTACGTGTTCAACATTTACGATTCTAATAGACCTAAACTAGTCAAAGCCAAACAGCTGATTGGGTCAATGAATAACACAAGTTGTTTGAGCCTTGAGGTTAGCAATTTGGTCTAAGACTCGACAACTCAGAACAGACAATACAAGAAAAAACAGCAATCTCATTAGGGATATTTTCCTGACAAGGGGAGTCGGATCATCTCTCCAAAGCAACCTCAGAGAAACATTAGGGCATAAAATCCCTTATGAGAATGAGAAATTAAAGCTTTATCAGACAAATCATGGATTCATTATTCATGTAAGCTGAAAGATTGAGCATTCTATAAACAGAGTTACATTCAAAACTTGTAGTGCTACCTTTTCAGTGGCTTATAAAGGACAACAGTCACATATTTTGATTGAAACCTATGAGTCAACCCGAGCGCGACTAGAGATTGCGATGCCCACCCTTTCTCTATGAAAAGGTGGTTAAGCACAACATGTTGAGGCTTTGAAGATGAAGCTTCGTTTGGATCAACACCGAGGACAGTAAGATGGAGCTGTTGTGGAACCCCTAATGGCTCCTTTGCAAAGTCCTCTTCCGTTGGAACTGTCTGACTGTATGTCGAGTCTGGAGATGGTGGAGCCTCGAACCCGGATACACTGTCTAAGATTTCCGGCACGTAATCCTGCATGTAGAATTTGGTGAACATTAGATGATATGTCGACAAGAAAAAGTTGTTACGTAAGACGAGGGAAAGCCAATAATTCATCTATAAAAATTAGGGGTGCATTTGGTTCaacccaaatcaaaccaaaccggaatttttaattatatcaaaCCGCAAAAAAGTTATAAGGATTTGAAATGTTTCAAACTGAAACCGGACTGAAATTTCAGTTCGGTTCGATTGTTCATTTTGGTTCAGTTTATGCATCGTGAACTCAGTCCCCAGTCCCCACTAGTATGTCCTCTCCAGTTCCCCAAGAAAGAATACTGTTCTTTACTACTACTGCTTGAAAACCTATCAATGCAAGTTAATTAACTGTTTATAAAGAAAATGACGAGCATTGAGGCAGTTGAAAGTCAAACACAAGTTTTTCTAATTAGCTATTGCCAGACAATTTAATATGGTCACATAATTTTTCGAAGAAGACTTCACATTTTCAATAACCTCCAAATCGTAAAAGGAAACAGCACATCTTATGGTGAGAAAAAGTAGATTTCAGAGTAATCAACATCCTACTTTCCTCTTAGGTACCCAccactaataaaataatatctcCAAGCACTTAAGCTTGACAAAAACAGACTAATCAACAGTTTCGACATGCTAATGCACAATAGTGACAAGCAATACATATACCGTTCCATCACTCCATTACAGAAGAAACTCCTATCACATGCAAATCCcaatttgaaaatattaagCCCCACCTTTTGCATTTCGAAAGCTACCTTTTTTTAAAGAAAGAACAGACATCAACTAGTGAGAACCTTTTGAAAATGGTTAATGTACTCTGCAATAAAACTGGATCAAATTCAAACTCGTAGTCTCTCTCCTTCATAAAACATTCCTTCTATCATATTCCATTTTGGACCACATTTTTCTCAGCTCATTTTTTTCCCTTTTCTTTTCAGCTAGTCTTAAAATTCATCACTTTAGTCTTCAAGGTTCCCCTACTCAGCCTTTCTCTTTAACCAGTTTTCCTGTTCCTCGCTCCTTTGAAGACTATATTGCTCATTATTAAGTGTCATTAAAGATCAACCTATGTTCAACTTATCAAAACTCTCAGCTTTTACAAAAACTAAAAGCTAAAGCCCCACTCTTAAGTCTTGACCTCTCATGCACCATAATCATAATAGAATCACAGCATAAGAGCATTTCAGGCAATGTTTGATTAagagtttttgaaaaaaatccatgGATCTGGACAATATCAAATATTTGGTTAGTAAAGATGATGTAAGATACCAGATTCTCCAAAACCCATCATCCATTGAAATCCCTCGAAGAAACGGGTTCTGAAAGCCCACCTAAATGAGTTTCTGCAAATTCTCCATTCATTTCTTTCATTCCACGAATTACCAATAACAACACAAATTCGGTTGGCGTAACAAGGATAGACAGCATATAAAAGTATGGAATTACTTGATTGTTCTCGACATTAATTGATTTCAACATTGATATGGTTAGTGATTTTGCAATATCAACAATGACATGTAGAGTTAAAATCAATGAAGAGGATTAGATATCTTCAGAAAGAAAGCCATAAGATCATTGTGCAAGAAGTCATTTGATATTTACAAGTACTCTAGTGATGCATGTAAAAAATAGGTCATTAGCTAATTGGTTTTGTTCACACGTATTTGGTGAATTCCACTATCTTTACATTTCTGTTTTGCACCTTGAATTCTGTTTCTAATTCTGTTATTAGTTTTTGGCTGTATTGTGTGAGCTGGCAGTGAAGAGAGAGTATTGCAATTCTATAAATTGCAGCCCTTATCATTGTATTCAGATATGAAATGAATTAATGAAATTGCTTCTTCTTATTTGATATTCTTGTTTATCTCTTTTCCTGCAAGTTTCTTCCCTTTCTTATTCTATTTCTTATCTTCTGAAATTCTACTCATAacatttggtatcagagcagtccATCCTTAGATCTGCTTTTCCCTAAAAATATCCAAACCCTACATATCCAAACCCCAAATATCCAACATCATGTCTGTAGCTGATAACACTAGAAATCAAGAACAGAAAAAAATGGAGGAAACCATGAAAAACTTTGCCAGAGGATTGGTTCAAGAGAGCAACAAGAAACAGGAGGAAACCAATAGAAAACAAGATGAGCACAACAAGAAATTTGAGCAGCACATGGTTGGGGTGAGTAATGAGCTCAAAGAGCTGAAAAATATGTTATCTTCTCTTTTATCAGCATCTCAAAGAAACTCTACTTCTGCCTCACCCAGCCTCAACCCATTACCAAACCCGATCAATACTCAAACCCAACCTGCATATATACCCTCCTATGCTAACATCATCAACAACCCACAACAGACCCATAACCAACAATACAACCCCAATACTCAACAGACTTATACCCACCAATACAACAATGCTAACACATACCAAATGGCCACCAGATTCACAAAAGTAGAGTTTCCTAAGTTTGATGGAGATGATTTTGAGGGATGGGTGTTTAAATGTGAGAGGTTCTTCCAGATAGATGTTACTCCTATGTCTGCAAAAGTTAAGCTGGCAGCAATACACATGGAGGGTAGGGCGTTGCAATGGCATCAATCTTTTGTTAAAAACAGAGGTGGAGGGGAGGAACCACCATGGGAAGAGTATGTCTCAGCCCTCAGAGTACGGTTTGGGCAGCAGGTTTATGAAGACCCTATGGCTGATCTGAAAGGGTTAACTCAATCAGGTGATCTGCACTCATATATGGAAGAATTTGATGTTTTGTCTCATAAGGTCACCTTGACTGAAGGATATGCTCTCAGTTGTTTTTTGAGTGGACTCAATGATGAAATCAAAATTCCTTTGAGAATGTTGGGACCTAAATCGCTGCAGCAGGCCTATGCTTTGGCAAGGTTACAAGACTCATACATCACAGCTACTCAAAATTCTAAAACCAACTTCAATAGATCAAACACCTCCACCCACCTTCCTTCTCAAACCCCTAAACCCCCGTTACTACCTACCCCTGTCACTCCCCAAACAAACTTCCAGCAACCAATGAACAATGGTGACAAACCCTTCATGAGAACTCGTAGATTATCTGATGCTGAAATCAATGAGAAAAGAGCCAAGAATTTATGCTTTTGGTGTGATGAAAAATTTTCACCTGGTCATTCATGTAAAAAGAAACAACTACATATGATTGTAGTGCAAGATTTTCCAGAAGATGGAATGGGAAATGATTGTCAATGGTATGAAGAGGGTGTTGTGGACAATGGTGAAATAGCAAAATAGAAAGTGACACTGGAGTTTTTTGCAGCAGCAGACTTAACCTTGAGGACAAGGTTGTTTTAAGGGGAAGGGATTGATGCATGTAAAAAATAGGTCATTAGCTAATTGGTTTTGTTCACACGTATTTGGTGAATTCCACTATCTTTACATTTCTGTTTTGCACCTTGAATTCTGTTTCTAATTCTGTTATTAGTTTTTGGCTGTATTGTGTGAGCTGGCAGTGAAGAGAGAGTATTGCAATTCTATAAATTGCAGCCCTTATCATTGTATTCAGATATGAAATGAATTAATGAAATTGCTTCTTCTTATTTGATATTCTTGTTTATCTCTTTTCCTGCAAGTTTCTTCCCTTTCTTATTCTATTTCTTATCTTCTGAAATTCTACTCATAACATCTAGCCCTGGGAAATTAATAGCTATCTTACCGACCTTCGCCTGATATCTATCACCCAGTAAACACTAAGCACAATCAGTAACTTACACGAGCAATATAGCAACTTAAGATTACAGCACTTTAGATGGATGAATATGCAAGTGTAGCCAGTGTAACAGTtgctttatttttaataaacagGATTAATCATAGTGTCAAAGTATCAGACTACGTCAGAGGCTGCCATGAAATTTCTTATATAATAAGCCGAATACTCAAAATACAACTTTCTATACTATTTATGTAAAATATTCTTATAgtcaaaattgatttttaatttacgGCTTTTAATTCTAATTCAAGAGCACTAATTGAAATTTTGTAATGGAAAGAATAACGTGAAGAGAAAAAAGGGCCCCAGAAGCTTACATTAACATCGAGAAGATTACAAATATTGCCCGATTCATCAGCAACACAAGGGAGGTCTGGGATATATCTCCATTCCCCATCTACAATGAACTTGTAATGATAGATGCCTGATGGAAGGACCAGAAGAATAGAACAATCTTTACCAGATCTTTGCAATTGCTTCCTGCCACCAAAAACGAGATATCAAATTTTCAATTGCCatgatataatttattttcccCTTTTCAAcagcaattattatttaataacttagcATCTTCAAAAAGCTGTATGCAGGAAATAGAAGCTGGAAGCTGACCTAGTAGTCCAGTTGTCCCAAGATCCTTCCACAAATACTTCATTACCCCCATAATTCCAAGAGATAACCATAGGGATTCCTTGTTCGAGAGGCTGATCAGCAACTCCAATAGAATCATTGCGCCACATTTGATTCAAGAAAGGTGGTCCGTCCGCCCTCTGCAAGGGAGCTATTGGAACCTGACATGTATATAAGAAACATCATAGGAGGATTGAGATAATCAGGATcggatcaaaatgataaaaatagatCAATATTTGAAGCTTAAAACACTTACACATATAGCAAGAATTCAGTTTAACAATTTTATGCAATTCAGTAAATGTTCCATTTATAGCAACTAAGCCTTTAAATCACAGGATTGATTCTGAGAATCTATGCCCTAAAACGATCATACAAACATGTCAAGCCTCCCAACTCTAAACCAAATTTCGACAAATGCATGCGACCAAAACCTTAGAAGTTTCATTACATTATGCACCTTCCAATTACCCTATCACAGAAGGCGCGAGTCGCGACATTTAAACATGATTAAAAGGCAAGCAGAACAACACATTGATGAGCAAGTCAACATGAAAAATGCTCCTAAAGGGTCTTCAGATCTAAATCAAAAACAAGCTAACAAATATCACACAAATGTAAAACTATTCAACAACTACATAAACAGACAGAACATTAAACCAACAAGAATATGATCATAAACAAAAACCTGAGGAGCAAACAACAAAGGAGAAGCAGACCGAGAAGGGCTATGAGGAGGcgtattattactattatttgtGTTATTAGTCCGATGAtgatgattattattattattaatagctATAGCATCCGCCATTAAATCTGACGGAGCTGTTAAATCGTTAACAGCACCAATATTAGATCCATCTTCTTCATCTCCACACTCATCTCTCCCATTAACATTTCCCATCTCACAATCAAAatcttttcttaaaaaatttaCCCACCAAATTTTCAAACAAACCCAGCAACAAGAACAATAACTTATGAGCACCCTTtagattaatttgttataaagTCAGCAAATTTGGTGtgttttttgggttttttttgtttaaatttgcaGCAAAAGGAAATGAATTTATTAAAGAAAATGATGATATGACAATGACAAGTTGGTGTGTAATGATGGGAGAGATTGTTCTGATCCAAAAAGTTGCTCGTTTGCAGACAAGTTCGTCGTagataaacaaaattatttggATAATGATAAAAGGTAATGTTGATATATGGATTGGCTTATTTTATTGTTTGTGAGCCTTTTTCttgttggaattttttttatgttggtGTATCAAGTTTTTAGTTTTTGTCTAATTGGTGGTTTAACATTTTGTTTGcttcattttagttttttaaagtttgaacTAGTGTAAAACCCTCGCTTCGCTTcggaattaattaaattaaagataaaatatgaatttgaattcagtaatttaaattacataaatattAACGGTTTAGgaaaaattgttgttttaatattcaaattatatgtatgattatattaattttaatattttatctgACATGAtagcataatttttttgaataaaatatggATAATATATTATACTATTAATTAAGCACTACATAATGGTATATCAGATAATTATAAGTTATATTAAATGCGGCTATttagtttttcaaaattaatatattatttagttcaagatatatttcttttttcattaatatgaacaattattcaatatgaaatttacacttaattatataacatcagtttcaaattcaataactaaaacataatttttaaatatgaaagcaaaattttcaactaaatcaaaatttgcaaaaaatacaattttatatcaaaaacaACCAAACctgtatttaaataaatttaatttttactataaacagtaacaaaaaacaaaaacaaaaaaatgagaTGAAGAGTATTAAGTGTAAAAAAAGACATGTCGGCTAAATggacatataatttattttaatatatatttaatataaattttgttgtggtttatatatgaataaataaatttggctattaaatttattgataaacCTAGTTCCCAAGATTAATGAAAAACATGGTCTCCAAGTTTATTGATACACTTAGAGATGAGTTTCTCATTAAACGTGGGCATAAATTTCATAATCTATTAAAAATGctgtatttttatataattatcaaaattatattttaaaaattatttttttatataccgaaaccaataaatgaaaaattcacaaattattagatttaaatataattgatttttgtatatatatcgAGACagataaatgaaaaaatgataattttttagattcaaatataaataatttttttatgtaagcataatttactatatatataaaatattataaaatataaatatacaacaGAATATATAATAGGATAAACatgctttttaaatttaatagtaaaactaataaaaatatgtatagtatattttaatgaacttttttaaaaaaaattagttaatattttactttaaaaaatgattttaattttttggctgaaatttataatttactattgttatcattaaaattaatattaaatttacattttttgtgAAAATGTGATTAGTTTTAGATTTGGACTAATGTAGGAAGTAATTAGGACTTAAagaattgtatttttattatatttcacatatatagataaaattattattttaaaaatagattataaaaaGAAGAGTGGGGTCAGTGGACCCCATCTGTGTGCATAAATATGCAATTCAGATGGTTTTGTTGTAATTAAATTAGCAAAATTGGCTTTTGATATTTAACAATAGTTGGTGTTTTGGTAATAAAGTAAGAAAGTGTTGGGCATTTAATAGAGAACTATAAGGAAGATACCAAAATGGACACTGGAGTTATTCTGTCTATAGTGGTTAGTTTGCTATTATTTCAAAAGTCTTGGTTTTTTAGTAAAATGAACCCTTAATGAACAGTATTTTGGGTTCATCTTTATACTAGTTATATAGATAGTTTAATTTGTTAGagatgaattttattttatat
This window contains:
- the LOC126653882 gene encoding SNF1-related protein kinase regulatory subunit beta-1, producing MGNVNGRDECGDEEDGSNIGAVNDLTAPSDLMADAIAINNNNNHHHRTNNTNNSNNTPPHSPSRSASPLLFAPQVPIAPLQRADGPPFLNQMWRNDSIGVADQPLEQGIPMVISWNYGGNEVFVEGSWDNWTTRKQLQRSGKDCSILLVLPSGIYHYKFIVDGEWRYIPDLPCVADESGNICNLLDVNDYVPEILDSVSGFEAPPSPDSTYSQTVPTEEDFAKEPLGVPQQLHLTVLGVDPNEASSSKPQHVVLNHLFIEKGWASQSLVALGLTHRFQSKYVTVVLYKPLKR